The following DNA comes from Streptomyces sp. NBC_00690.
TCCGGAAGCCGCAGAAACCAGACGTCGGTGCTCGACAAGCCGTGCAGCCCAGCGTTTTGCGGGAGCACCTGAAGAGTCACGTTCGGACGCTCAGCCGCCTCAGCCAGATACTCCAGTTGCTGCCGCCACGCTTGCTCATCCCGCAAGGCCGTCCGCAACGCAGCCTCCGACAGAATCGTCCGGAACGGCGGTGCATCCTCGCCCTCCAGCAGCTCCTGTCGCCCTACTCGCGCCTCCACCTGACGCGTCAGCTCATCCCCCTTGAAGCCGCCCGCGCTCAGCAACTCGCCCGCGTACCCCGCCGTCTGAAGCAACCCCGGCAGCACACTCACCGCGAAGTGCCACAAGCTCACCGCCTCCGCCTCCAGCGCCATGTACCGCCGGTACCGCTCCCGGAACTGCGTATGGTCCCTCGCCGCCAGTTCCCACAGGGCCAGCAGCATCCCCGACGTCCCGTAGTGCGTGTCGAGGGCCTGGACGACATCCGGGCTGCTCAGCGTCTCGCCCTTCTCCATCTTGCCGAACAGCGAGTAGTCCCAGCCGAGCCGTTCGCCGAGTTGGCGCAGGCTCGTTCCGCTGGCCGTCCGTAACTTGCGGACCTCCTCCGCGAAGCGTTGCCGTGGCTCCTGGCTTCGGCCGCTGATCGCCCGACGTGGCGGCATGGTCGGCTCCCTTCCGTGACGGTCCGTGGAAGGTGTGGAAGCAACACCGC
Coding sequences within:
- a CDS encoding helix-turn-helix domain-containing protein → MPPRRAISGRSQEPRQRFAEEVRKLRTASGTSLRQLGERLGWDYSLFGKMEKGETLSSPDVVQALDTHYGTSGMLLALWELAARDHTQFRERYRRYMALEAEAVSLWHFAVSVLPGLLQTAGYAGELLSAGGFKGDELTRQVEARVGRQELLEGEDAPPFRTILSEAALRTALRDEQAWRQQLEYLAEAAERPNVTLQVLPQNAGLHGLSSTDVWFLRLPDARTVAYTENGYGGELIEDHAAVERMQRAYDMTRDLALSPAESRKFVLRMLEELPCDQSI